TGAAAATAATCCCTACATCCAGAAGTTTGCAAAAGAAGGCAAAATTACCTGTGTATATGAGGAAGGTTTTGTAACGATCAAAAAAGGAGACTGGAAGATCAGGATCGGGAAGGCCAAAGATTTCCCGATTACAATGGAGGGGAAAGCTAAATTTATGATAGAAAATGTGCTGGCCGCAAGTTTATCCTGCTACCTCTACGGCTTCGGAATTGAAGATATTTCGAATTCCCTGCGTACTTTTATTCCAAGCGCACAGCTGACCCCGGGAAGGCTGAATGTTTTTAAATTCAAGAATTTTAAAGTACTGATCGATTTTGCACATAACCCTTCAGGCTACAAGGCCATTGAAGATTACCTTAAAAATGTTGAGTCCACAAAGAAAATAGGGATTATTTCCGGAGTGGGAGACCGTCGCGACGGTGACATCAAAGAATGCGGGAAAATTGCCGGCAGGATGTTTGACCATATTATCATCAGAAACGAAAAGCATCTTCGCGGAAGAACGGAAGATGAAATTAACGGACTGATTATTGAGGGAATGCAGTCTTCAGGAAGAAACGTCAGCTATGAAACTATTCCCAAAGAAATCGATGCTCTGAAGCATGCGATGGGAATGGCAGAAGAAGGGACTTTCATTACAGCCCTGAGCGATGTGATTTCAAATGCGATCGAGCTTGTACAGGAGTACCAGACAAAGGAATTGCTGGAAGAAGACAAGGCGTAAGCCGTAATCTGTAATATAAACAATAAGATAAAAAAATATAAAATCCTTTCAGCATTTAAACGCTGAAAGGATTTTTATTGTTGAATAAATCAATCAGGGACTATTCCTCTGCAAAAAATGCATTGGAACTGCCGATCCAGATGGCATCTTTTTTATTGAAATCCACATTCACCATATCGGCTTTCGTCATTCTCCCGAGATTTTGCAGTAAAATAGGACGTTCATCTTGCTCCCTCCAGATGTAAAGCAGGCGGATTTCCGCTTTTGAAAATGATCCGTTAATATCTTCAAAAACAGGTTCATAGGTTACTTTCCTCTGTAGAATATAATTTTGCTGATCTTCAATAGCATCGGTAATTTCTTTGGTCGGATGTAAATTGACTCCGCTTCCGGCAAATGAGAACAGCGGTTTAAGGACAAAATCTTCAAGGTTTTCACCGTCCGGGAATTCATGAAGGAAATAACTTTTCGGCACAAACTGATGTTTTAAAAACGGCAGTAAAAATTTAGAGATTTTAAAGAACCAGTTTGGATGGGTCACCCAGGTTATGTCTACTTCTTCACGGAAATCAAACTCGGTTTTAAGATCAGGGATCCGGTCTAGTTCATCAAAAATCACACGGTTGTAAATTCGTTTGATCTCAGTTAATTTACCGTCATTTTCATAAAACAGCTTTCTGCCTTCTTTTTTTATCCGGGTAAGGCAGACGGTTTTTATTCCCAGCAGTTTCTCAGTTAAGAGGAAGTCGATGACTGTTTTCTGCTTTTCAGGATAAATTTCCAAGAGAATCACATGCTCGGACTTTTCTTCTCCGATAATCAGTTCCTTGATATAATTTCTGAACTGTTCGTGGGGCATCTCATTGCGGATCTCCGACAGAAAGGGGTACACGTCACAGAATGTATCTTCAAAAATTTCCTGGAAGGCATATAATGAAGGGAACGCCTGCAGCTCAATCAACTGGGGCTCGATGTCTCCGTTTTCATTTCTGCAGATCCCGAAATCAATCGTAAAAAAATGAGGCTGATCCGTATCATCCGGTACCCGGCAGTTATCAGGGACTGCTCTCTGCAACGTTTCTTTAGGCAGGGATCTGATCTGGTCAATAATACTGTCGCTGGCATCCAGTAATTTTGATTTGAATTCTTTGGTCAGGAACATCGGGCTTTCGGAAATCCTGAAGGCCGGTTCCAGACCGCTTTTCTGCTTGAGGATTGCTTTTACCTGATCATATTTTTCCTGTGAGAATTCCTGGTTGAACTGCTTTCTGTATTTCGGGATCATACTTTTCTTTGTGATTTTAATTTTAAAATGCTTTTAAACCATCGTTCCAGCTTGTTTCAGGATATTTTCTTTTGCAAACTGTAGAAATCCAGGAATAATCTGAGCCTGGGTTAAAAGGATCTTGTCAGGATCATCGATCCGATCAACGGTTTCAAGGTATTTTTCCATACCGAAGCTGTCAATCATCGCCTGTTTGTTTTTTTCATCTTTCAGGTTTTCGATCATTCCCGCAGGGTTGGCTTCAGGATGAAACTGGGTGCCGAAAATCTCTTCTGAAAAACGGATGGCCATTACGGCCCTTTCAAGATGAATATGCGGACGGAATTTTTCGATGCCGACGATTTTCATTCCCAGCGCTTCAATACGCAAATGGTCAGGTTCAATAAACTGGTAGGCTCTTGAATCCACAGCATAAAAAGGGTCCGGAAGGTTTCCGAATAAAAATTCCTGCCTGCCGTCTTCGGTTTTATGAACCGGCATTACGCCGAATGAATATGACTTTCTTTTGCGGATATTCCCCAGTTTCCAGTGGATGCTGGCCAACTGGAAGGAGTGGCAGATCAGAAAGAGATATTTTTTGGATGCATGGGAAGCATTGTGTTCAAAAATCTGATCCAGAAAATCAGAAAACCGGTCTTCCCATTCCAGGCCTTCCCTGTGAGGGTCTCCCGGGCCTCCTGAAGATATGAATATATCAAAATCATGAATATCAGGGATCTCATTTTTAAAACGCACATCAAAGGTACTGACTGTCACGTTTTCACTGCAGTTTTCCTTAAATGCTTCTGAAATCTCTGTTATGTTTTTAAAGCCCTGATTGACACGGTTGTTGTTCATGTCCAGCAAAGCCATTCGAATATCCTTCATACCAAACCTTATATTTTTACAAAATTAATCAAAATGTTACCATGCATTTTCGTTATGTGTTATGCCGTACTCTGTTTCTGAAATCATGTAATCCACTACTTTCGTCAGTTCTCCTGTTTCCTTCAAAACCCTGAGCTGACGGTCTGCACCGGTACCGTGTTCCAGGATTTTCCAGGCATATTCCACTTCTTCCCTGCATCCAAGGTCATCTACCACATCATCGATAAACTCAAGCAGTTCTTTCAGCAGATCCGGATAAGGCACAGATTCTTCCTTGCCGAAATCAATGAGATGGGCTTCAATTCCGCTTTTCGAAGCCCTCCATTTATTTTCATTCAGCAGTAACCTGCGGTAGCTCCTGAAGCTTAAGTTCTGTTGGTGAAGCTTATAAATCTTGGCTACCAGGCTCTGCATAATGGCAGCCATGCAGACGGTTTCATCAATCCTCAGCGGCATATCACAGATTCTGAACTCAATGGTAGGGTAGAACGGGTGAACCCTCAGATCCCACCAGATTTTCTTGGCATTATCAATGGTTCCCGTTTTTACCAAAAGGTCTACATAACTGTCAAATTCAGCCAGGGAGTTGAAGAAGCTCGGGATCCCTGTTCTCGGGAACTTTACGAAAATTTCCTGTCGGTAGGATTTGAAGCCTGTATTTCTTCCGATCCAGAAAGGGGAATTCGTGGATAATGCATAGACATGCGGAAGAAAATAACGCATGACATTCTGAATTCTTACCCCTTCTTCACGGTTGGGGATCCCGATGTGGACATGAAGCCCGAAAATAAGGTTTCCGCGGGCCACATCGCCCATGTCGTCTACAATTTTGTTGTAGCGTTCCCCGTTGGTAATCGTATTATGCTCCCAGTTTGAAAAAGGATGCGTCCCGCCGCCGGAAACCCGGAGGCCCTGTTCATGGGCCGTCCTGATCAGGTGTCTTCGCAGGTTGGTCAGTTCCGTTTTGGCCTCCTGAATATTCTGGCAGATGCCCGTTTCCATTTCAATCATGGACTCATGCATCTCATGTTTCAGGTTTTCACTTAAAACGGCTTTCCCGCCTTCAATGATCTTTGAAACATGAGATACCAGATCCCTGCTTTCAACATCAATAATTTGATATTCTTCTTCAATTCCGATCGTAAACTGATGCATGGTTTGTGCTTTTAATTGTATGTTCTTATTGTACAGAATCCTTCACAAAAGTTCCCCAGGAAATATTCGGTTTTCCGGGAACATATTCTTTCGCTTTTTCAACAGCCAGTTTCGCAGCATGTTCTACAATCCATGCGAAATTCTCTTCACCTACTGCATTTCTGTCGGCATCCGGAGCCGGGTTACAGAAGTCGATGGCATACGGAATCCCGTCTTTTACCGCAAATTCAACGGTATTGAAATCATAGCCAAGCGCCTCATTCATTTTAACAGTGTAATCATGGATGGTTTTCAACAGCTTTTCCCGTTTCTTACCTTTTGTCTTATGCGTGGTTGCATATCGTAAATGCGGTTCATTTCTCGGTTCGTAAGGCATGATGTGTACATATTTTTTGCCTAAGCAGTACACCCGGTAATAATCCTCAAAAATGATTTCTTCCTGCACCATCATAACGAGCTGCTCTGTCTCACCTAATTTATTCCACAGGTCTTCCGGGCTTTCCACACGGTAGACATTTCTCCAGCCGCCGCCGTCATGGGGCTTCATATAAGCCGGGAACCCTACATAATCGAAAATATAATCCCAGTCGTGAGGGAACTTCAGGTTTCTGAAAGAGGTTTCCGAAGTATTGGTCGGCCTTTCATGTGAAGGCAGCAATACCGTTTTCGGAAGCGGGATTCCGAGCTTGGACATTAAAGCATTGTTGAAAAATTTTTCATCTGCGCTCCACCAGAACGGATTATTGATGACATAGGTCCCGTTCAATGCTGCATTTTTAAGATAAGCCCTGTAAAAAGGGACATCCTGGGAAATCCTGTCGATAATGACTGCATACCCGTAATCTTCTCCCTGTTCCAGCTTATCAATAGTTACCGGTTCGGCAATGATTTCTCCGCCTCCCAGTTCATTTACTTTATCGATAAAAGCCCAGGGAAACGTATCTTCCATACCGAATAGAATTCCAACCTTTTTTGCCATAACTGAATGTTTTTTAATATTTTATGTTTGATTATAATTTTTTACGAAAAGAATGTTCCGATGAAAGTAGGGAAAACCATGCGCCACAACGGCCAGTCGTGGTTGATCCATCTTCTTTCGTCATACCAGAAATCAATTCCTCTTGCCGTTAAGACTTCTGCCATTTCGATATTTTTGTCTTTACAGATATCCTGGTCTGAAGTGCTTAATACAATATGCATATGCCTGTATTTCCAGGCCTCGTCATTTTTCACAAATTCTTTCGGGCAGTTGAAGTAAACCAGGTCATCAGAATACCCGTCCATGAAATTCCGGATGCTGAAAGCTCCTGAAAGGCAGAATAAATGCGAAACGACATCCGGAAATCTGAAGGCGAAATTGGCAGCATGATACCCGCCGAAACTTGCACCTGCCACGGCGACCCGGTGCGTCTTGTGGAGCTTTTGTATGTAAGGGATGAATTCCCTGATCAGAAACTGTACATATTTTTCATAATTACGGATTCTCTGCTGCGGAGAAATGTTTTCATCGTAAAAGCTCCAGCTATCGATGGTCTGGATGTTATACAGCTTCACTTTTCCCTGTTCTACAAACCAGTTGATACTTCCGTTGAGATGGAAATCATGGTTCTGTGTATATTGCCCCTGAGAAGTGGGGAACATAATGATTGGATGACCGTAATGTCCCGTTACCTCAACTTTAAGGCTGGTTCCTAAAATGTTTGAATAATAATCCGTATGTTCTATCTGCGGCATTTTTTTTTATTTTGAATGATACTTTTGAAATTATATGAATTTAATAAATTCAATTCCTCCTGGTTAGCCGTTTTTAACAATATCTAATACAATCGTTTTAGGTCTTGGATGTTCTAAAACAATATTTTCTTTAAATTGCCATTCTGAACCAGGCTGATTTGCATTTGTGGAATCAACAAATTTGTAATAAGCTTTGCTTTCCTACTTTTCAGATTTAATTGGTTCTAATTTACTTATTAAATCCGATTCTTCAGGTAGCTTAAATTTTATAAAATCAATAATTTCCTTAATATTAATGTCTCTGTTCATTGAAATTATGAACTGGGTTTGCTTTTCGGAGGAAGGATGCTGAGCATTTCCGAATGGATCTTTTCCGCAGCTTTATCCAGGCGTTCTTGAATGATCTGAGCGCTTTTTGATTTGTATACGATTCCTGCGTGATGTTCGATCGGCAGGAATTTTACGGCCTCCTTGCATTCAAACTGACGGTAATCTGCCTCTTTATCTTTGATCAGAGCGATGATTAATCCTGAGTAATAAGCGGTGGATTTCGGGATTTTATATTTTTTTTCCCTGAGTAAAGCATTTTCTATTTTTGCCCATTCCCGCCAGATGTTAATATTGCTTGAGGCTTCCACCAGATCAGGAATATGCGCGCCTCCGACTCTTGAAGAAGTCTCCAGGAAGTAATAAGTGCCGTCTTCTTTGCTGCGGATGAACTCTGTATGTGTGGCCCCGTTCATCAGTCCGAAACTGGAAAGTACTTTGGTGTTGGCTTCTTTAAGCGCTTTGTATTCACCGGATGATTTTCCCAGCGTTTTTGTCCTGAATACGCCGCCTTCATGCGAAACTTCCATAGGCGGGGCGAGATATTTTGAAGCGGATGTAAAAACAATTTCTTTATTAAAAGTAAGGCTGTCTACATGGTACACATCCCCGGGCTTAAAGCTTTCCAGCAAAAACAGATGCCTGTCTTCTCCCAGATGTCTCAGGGCATCCCAGAGGTCTTCCTTGGAGTTCAGTTTTTTAATTCCTGAAGCGGATGCTTCCGAACGCGGTTTCAGTACCCATGGAGCAGGAACTGTATCTGCAAAATCGTTTACCTCATCATTATTGAAAACTGCCGTAAACTCAGGGACATTGATTCCCGAATCTTTTGCTTTCTGCCTCATTGCCAGTTTATCCCGGAAATAACGGTGCGTGGTCTGTCCCATTCCCGGGATCCGGAAAGTTTCCCTGATGAGGGCCGCTTTTTCCACATCGTAATCGTCAAGTGCAATTACCGCATCCACTTTTCTGGTCTGCATCAGGTGGGAAAAGCCTTGTACAAGGTGATCCAGGTTCCACACGGAAGGTTTTATTTCAGGCATGTAGAAAATTTCATCAATAGCATGCCATGGCCAGTTTTTATCTTTAAGGTTTTCTGAAGTTATTAAGATAACGGTATTACCGAGTTTATTCATTTCATCCATGAAGTCATAACCCTTGTAATAGCACGAAATACATACTATCGTTTTTTTCTCCATATAATGTTTATTAGCTTTTGGTGAATTTTCAAAAATAAAAGTGTTTTTTAATTAAACACTTACCATTGAAATGCAAAATACAATAGGTATTTGAGAATTCCTCTATCAAGTATACAGAGATTTTTTTTAATAAACTAATTTTTAGTGATAATTTTCGATTAAATCTGCCAGTAACTGGACTCCGAATCCGGTTGCCGCTTTCTCTTTTGCATATCCTACAGTACCGAATGCAACACCTGCAATATCGAGATGTGCCCATCTGGGATGGTCTTCTGTAAACTGCTCAAGAAATTTTGCCGCTACAATACAGTCTCCGATCGGTTTCATGGAAATATTTTTAAGATCGGCAACATCAGACTGGATGTCATCTTTCCAGATGTTCCAAAGCGGCAGGTTCCACAGCCTCTGGTTGGTTTTGTCGCCGGTTCTGATCAGGAGGTCCTTCAGTTCGTCACTGTTGGAAAACAGTGCCCCGCAGGTATCCCCGAACATTCTTACTGAACTCCCGGTAAGCGTGGCAAGGTCAATCAGGAAGTCTGTCTTATAGTTTTTTACCAGGTAGGAGAGTGCATCTGCCAGAACCATCCTGCCTTCTGCATCGGTGTTCAGAACTTCAATCGTTTTGCCGTTATAGGCGGTAACGACATCACTCGGAAGGAAGGCTTTTTCAGAAACGGCATTGTCTGTTATGGGCAGAACAGCAATGATATTTACCGGCAGCTGCATTTCCGCGGCATAAATAAGTGTTCCTAAAACCGCTGTTGCCCCGCCCATATCGGATTTCATGTAATGCATGTTATCCGGATTTTTTAAAGAAACCCCGCCGGTATCAAACAAAACACATTTCCCGACAAGACCGAAAGTGGTGGCATTTTTAACGGTTGTCCTGTATTCCAGAATGGTGAACGCAGCATCGTAAGCACTTCCCTGGTTAACGGCGAGATAAGCACCCAGGCCCAGTTCCTCGCATTTTCTCCTGTTAAAAATCGTATATTTTAAATCGTGCTTTTTTGCAAAATTTTTAAGGTAGGCACTCAGGATATCAGGTTTCTTAAAGTTGGCAGGTTTGTTCAGCCATTCCTGGCAGGCCGTCTGCCCGTTGCTTAAAGCTTCGGTTTTCCGGCTGATATGATCTAATTTTTTCTGACTCAGATTTTCAAAATGAAGCTCAAATTTTGCATTCCAGAATGCATGGTCTTTTTCGAATGGATAATGGTAAGTTCCGTTCAGCAGGCCTTTAACGAGTTCCTCAAACTGCTTTTCGTTCATGAAATCTGCTACCACAAGGGTAGGTACTTCCTGCAGGTTTTTTTTCTGAGCTTGCGAAAACTTAACAGCCACCTGCTGGATTTCAAAATTCTGAAGCGTAGATGTCCCGATACCGATGAAATAGGCAATGCCTTCTTCATGGGTATGGATGAAAACTTCATTTTTCCTGCCGGTGAAGAACGTGGAAATATTTTTATTGAAATTTTTCCCGGTCTTTATCCATTCTTCTTCAGTAAATATATGGAAGATCTGAGTATAGGATTTATTTTTTTTATTGATGAGTTTCATGCCTGTTAATTTTTAATGCTTTGCTGATGGGGCTTTACTTCCACCGGATTTTCTGTATTGTTGTAAAAAAGCCATTCGATGGCCCTTGGGAATTCCTGGGACCAGTAAAATTCACTGTGGGTGCCTTCAGGATTGATGTTCGTACGGAATTCAAAATCAAACAGGTTTTTCTTTTCCCACCGTTTGAGGTACTGCTCAAAGACCTGGATCCTTTTCACCATTTTGGAACCCTCCTGTTCGCCGCCGTAGAGGTAGATTTTAGTACTGAAAGGAGTCCTGAAATTCATCATCGGAAAGTTGTTGTTCGGCTCTACCCAGAGAGACGGTGAAAAAATCAATAATTTGGAATAGACTTCAGGATAGAGAAACCCGCTGTAAATACTGATCAGGGCACCCAGGGAGCTTCCCCCGATGCCCGTGTTCTCACGGTCTCTTTTGGTACGGTAGTTCTGGTCTACAAAAGGTTTTAAGGTATCGGTAATAAAACGGATGTACTTTTTCCCTTCCGAACCGTTGGCCACATGATCATTATCGAAGATGTATTCTTTGACCCTTTCCTCGCTGCCGTGTTCTATGGCAATAATGATAATGTCCCCGCGGCCGTATTCTGCAAGAATAGAAAGCTTTTTGTCGATTTCCCAGTTGCCGTACCCGCTCCCTTCATTAAAAAGGTTCTGGGCATCCTGAAGGTACAGCACGGGATAATTTTTATCCGAAACATAATAATCATAAGGCAAAAGCGCCCATACTTTGCGCGAACGCTCCAGCTGCGGAATATAAAACGCTTCCGAGATAATTTCTGCAATCGGGAAAAATTCCTTTTTGAAAGGCCCCCAGTTAAATCTCCAGTTTTCTACTTTATCCGCAGTTTTCCCTGCATATTTTGATGCTTTTCTGTTGGGGGTAATGTTCCCGTAGGAATCCAGTTCCACATTTTCCCAACCGCCTTTGGCAAACTTATATTCGATATGATCCGGCAAAACCTGCGGGTCAATTTCAATATAATAATTCCGGGCGTCTGACTGCTTAAGCTGAAAGCGGTAATCCTTAGGGTTCCAGTTGTTGAAATTTCCTGTAATAAAGATCGCTCTGTCATCATTCGCTTCCGTATAAAGTTCAAACCTCATCATGCGTGTTTAAAATTCTGAGTGCTAAATTTATAAAAAAAACTTTTAAATCTCATTACCATTAAAGCCTTAAAAGGTGATTAAAAATTAATATATTTGATCAATACAAATCATAGTGTGCGGTTAATATAATAATAACTTCATTAATAATTAACACGCACTGCTGTTTGTTTTGGTACTTTCAGAAAATATAAAATTAAATCAAGCCGTAATGAATTCGGTTAAGACACATACACTTTTTACGGATCATGATATTTACCTTTTCAAGAAAGGCAGTCATTACAAACTCTATGAAAAATTCGGGGCATATTCCGTTGAAAAAGACGGCGTAAAGGGAGTTTATTTTTCCGTGTGGGCTCCCAATGCGAAGAAAGTTTCGGTGATTGGGAATTTCAACAGCTGGGACGCTCAGGAGCATATCCTGTTTCCGAGATGGGACAAATCCGGCATCTGGGAAGGGTTTATTGCGGGTTTAACCTGGGGGACGCTGTACAAGTACGCGATAGAAACTGCCCTGGGGGAAATTCTTGAGAAAAGCGACCCTTATGCATTGAGCTGGGAGCAGAGCCTCCAGGCTGCCTCACTGGTCTCCACCACCTGGTATGAATGGGACGACAAGGAATGGATGGAAAACCGCTGGAAAAACAACAGCCTGAAATCGCCTGTTTCCGTCTATGAAGTTCACCTGGGTTCGTGGATGAGAAGTCATGATCACCCTGAGCGTTTCCTGAGCTACCGCCAGATTGCGGAAAAATTAGTTCCTTACCTCAAAGAAATGGGGTTTTCCCATGTAGAATTTATGCCGGTCATGGAATATCCGTATGACCCCAGCTGGGGCTACCAGATTACCGGTTTTTTTGCCGCAACATCACGCTTCGGGTCCCCGCAGGATCTGATGTATCTGATTAACGAGCTCCACCGGAATGAAATCGGGGTAATTTTAGACTGGGTTCCGTCCCATTTTCCGGGTGATGCCAACGGGCTGCACCGGTTTGACGGTTCTTTCCTGTATGAGCATGAAGATCCCAGAAAGGGCTTTCATCCCGACTGGAAATCCTATATTTTCAACTACGGAAGAAATGAAGTAAAATCCTTTCTTGTTTCCAATGCGATGTTCTGGCTGGACAGGTACCATGCAGACGGTTTGCGTGTGGATGCGGTAACCTCGATGCTCCACCTCGATTATTCAAGAAAAGAAGGCGAGTGGGAGCCCAACATATACGGAGATAATGTAAACCTTGAAGCCAAAGCGTTTCTACAGGATTTCAATAAAGCGGTTTATAAAGAGTTCGGAGACCATATCATCACCATTGCAGAGGAAAGCTCGGATTTCCCGATGCTGACCAAGCCTGTTCATGACGGCGGCGTAGGTTTCGGAATGAAATGGATGATGGGCTGGATGCATGACACATTGGATTATTTTAAAAAAGATCCGGCAGAAAGGAAATTTTACCACCATAAGCTCACCTTTGCTTCGATGTATATGTATAATGAAAATTATATGATGCCTCTGTCCCACGATGAAGTGGTGCACGGAAAAGCAAGTATGATCTATAAAATGCCTGGCGACGAATGGCAGAAATTTGCGAATCTCCGGGCCCTGTATGTTTACATGTTCACGCATCCCGGTGCCAAGCTTTTATTCATGGGAGATGAGTTCGGGCAGACCGGGGAATGGAACTTTACCCGCAGCCTGGACTGGCATGTGCTGCAGTATCCTGTGCATAAGGGCCTGCAGGCCCTGGTTAAAGACCTGAACCACCTCTACAGAAACGAAGCCGCTTTTTATGAAAACCAGTTTGACAGCAGCGGTTTTGAATGGGTGGAAGCTGACGATCAGGAAAATTCAGTGTATATCTACTTGAGAAAAGGGAAAAATAAAGATGACGTTTTTATGGTTATCCTTAACTTAACACCGCGGGTTTTAGATTATAAAATTGGAGTGGAAGCCGGAAGCCGGTGGGAAGTCGTCTTTAATTCAGATGATGAAAAATATGCGGGAAGTGGTGTAAAGCCGGATATTTTTGGTGAACAGCCCGAAGCGTATAAAGGATATCCGAAATCAAT
The sequence above is a segment of the Chryseobacterium sp. JJR-5R genome. Coding sequences within it:
- a CDS encoding ATPase, with translation MEKKTIVCISCYYKGYDFMDEMNKLGNTVILITSENLKDKNWPWHAIDEIFYMPEIKPSVWNLDHLVQGFSHLMQTRKVDAVIALDDYDVEKAALIRETFRIPGMGQTTHRYFRDKLAMRQKAKDSGINVPEFTAVFNNDEVNDFADTVPAPWVLKPRSEASASGIKKLNSKEDLWDALRHLGEDRHLFLLESFKPGDVYHVDSLTFNKEIVFTSASKYLAPPMEVSHEGGVFRTKTLGKSSGEYKALKEANTKVLSSFGLMNGATHTEFIRSKEDGTYYFLETSSRVGGAHIPDLVEASSNINIWREWAKIENALLREKKYKIPKSTAYYSGLIIALIKDKEADYRQFECKEAVKFLPIEHHAGIVYKSKSAQIIQERLDKAAEKIHSEMLSILPPKSKPSS
- a CDS encoding alpha/beta hydrolase-fold protein codes for the protein MRFELYTEANDDRAIFITGNFNNWNPKDYRFQLKQSDARNYYIEIDPQVLPDHIEYKFAKGGWENVELDSYGNITPNRKASKYAGKTADKVENWRFNWGPFKKEFFPIAEIISEAFYIPQLERSRKVWALLPYDYYVSDKNYPVLYLQDAQNLFNEGSGYGNWEIDKKLSILAEYGRGDIIIIAIEHGSEERVKEYIFDNDHVANGSEGKKYIRFITDTLKPFVDQNYRTKRDRENTGIGGSSLGALISIYSGFLYPEVYSKLLIFSPSLWVEPNNNFPMMNFRTPFSTKIYLYGGEQEGSKMVKRIQVFEQYLKRWEKKNLFDFEFRTNINPEGTHSEFYWSQEFPRAIEWLFYNNTENPVEVKPHQQSIKN
- the glgB gene encoding 1,4-alpha-glucan branching protein GlgB — encoded protein: MNSVKTHTLFTDHDIYLFKKGSHYKLYEKFGAYSVEKDGVKGVYFSVWAPNAKKVSVIGNFNSWDAQEHILFPRWDKSGIWEGFIAGLTWGTLYKYAIETALGEILEKSDPYALSWEQSLQAASLVSTTWYEWDDKEWMENRWKNNSLKSPVSVYEVHLGSWMRSHDHPERFLSYRQIAEKLVPYLKEMGFSHVEFMPVMEYPYDPSWGYQITGFFAATSRFGSPQDLMYLINELHRNEIGVILDWVPSHFPGDANGLHRFDGSFLYEHEDPRKGFHPDWKSYIFNYGRNEVKSFLVSNAMFWLDRYHADGLRVDAVTSMLHLDYSRKEGEWEPNIYGDNVNLEAKAFLQDFNKAVYKEFGDHIITIAEESSDFPMLTKPVHDGGVGFGMKWMMGWMHDTLDYFKKDPAERKFYHHKLTFASMYMYNENYMMPLSHDEVVHGKASMIYKMPGDEWQKFANLRALYVYMFTHPGAKLLFMGDEFGQTGEWNFTRSLDWHVLQYPVHKGLQALVKDLNHLYRNEAAFYENQFDSSGFEWVEADDQENSVYIYLRKGKNKDDVFMVILNLTPRVLDYKIGVEAGSRWEVVFNSDDEKYAGSGVKPDIFGEQPEAYKGYPKSISIKLSPLSGMILKKKGKKYTQSRINKRKR
- a CDS encoding alpha/beta hydrolase-fold protein; translated protein: MPQIEHTDYYSNILGTSLKVEVTGHYGHPIIMFPTSQGQYTQNHDFHLNGSINWFVEQGKVKLYNIQTIDSWSFYDENISPQQRIRNYEKYVQFLIREFIPYIQKLHKTHRVAVAGASFGGYHAANFAFRFPDVVSHLFCLSGAFSIRNFMDGYSDDLVYFNCPKEFVKNDEAWKYRHMHIVLSTSDQDICKDKNIEMAEVLTARGIDFWYDERRWINHDWPLWRMVFPTFIGTFFS
- a CDS encoding glutamine amidotransferase-related protein, coding for MKDIRMALLDMNNNRVNQGFKNITEISEAFKENCSENVTVSTFDVRFKNEIPDIHDFDIFISSGGPGDPHREGLEWEDRFSDFLDQIFEHNASHASKKYLFLICHSFQLASIHWKLGNIRKRKSYSFGVMPVHKTEDGRQEFLFGNLPDPFYAVDSRAYQFIEPDHLRIEALGMKIVGIEKFRPHIHLERAVMAIRFSEEIFGTQFHPEANPAGMIENLKDEKNKQAMIDSFGMEKYLETVDRIDDPDKILLTQAQIIPGFLQFAKENILKQAGTMV
- a CDS encoding carboxylate-amine ligase — translated: MHQFTIGIEEEYQIIDVESRDLVSHVSKIIEGGKAVLSENLKHEMHESMIEMETGICQNIQEAKTELTNLRRHLIRTAHEQGLRVSGGGTHPFSNWEHNTITNGERYNKIVDDMGDVARGNLIFGLHVHIGIPNREEGVRIQNVMRYFLPHVYALSTNSPFWIGRNTGFKSYRQEIFVKFPRTGIPSFFNSLAEFDSYVDLLVKTGTIDNAKKIWWDLRVHPFYPTIEFRICDMPLRIDETVCMAAIMQSLVAKIYKLHQQNLSFRSYRRLLLNENKWRASKSGIEAHLIDFGKEESVPYPDLLKELLEFIDDVVDDLGCREEVEYAWKILEHGTGADRQLRVLKETGELTKVVDYMISETEYGITHNENAW
- a CDS encoding leucyl aminopeptidase family protein, whose product is MKLINKKNKSYTQIFHIFTEEEWIKTGKNFNKNISTFFTGRKNEVFIHTHEEGIAYFIGIGTSTLQNFEIQQVAVKFSQAQKKNLQEVPTLVVADFMNEKQFEELVKGLLNGTYHYPFEKDHAFWNAKFELHFENLSQKKLDHISRKTEALSNGQTACQEWLNKPANFKKPDILSAYLKNFAKKHDLKYTIFNRRKCEELGLGAYLAVNQGSAYDAAFTILEYRTTVKNATTFGLVGKCVLFDTGGVSLKNPDNMHYMKSDMGGATAVLGTLIYAAEMQLPVNIIAVLPITDNAVSEKAFLPSDVVTAYNGKTIEVLNTDAEGRMVLADALSYLVKNYKTDFLIDLATLTGSSVRMFGDTCGALFSNSDELKDLLIRTGDKTNQRLWNLPLWNIWKDDIQSDVADLKNISMKPIGDCIVAAKFLEQFTEDHPRWAHLDIAGVAFGTVGYAKEKAATGFGVQLLADLIENYH